The genomic DNA GCGAGAATCGACATCGATGTTTCGTCCACCAAAGTACATGGAGACCCCACCGAAGACCGTGGTGTCGAAGAGGTTGTCGCTGGAAACATTGATGTTTCCAGCGATGTTCGAGGTGAACCATGTTTCGACACTCCCGCTGACGCCCCACGTGCTGGGACCGCCGCCAGCAGACAGGTAATAAGCTCCAGCACCGACTTCTGTGCGAACTTCGTAGAACTTACGGGCGATGGAGAGGTCGAATCCATCAAGTGCTTCGTCGAAATTTTCAGTTTGTGTCGCCAAGCGAATATTTTGCACCCCCATCGAAGCACCGGCTTCCGGAACATAGTCCGGTCCGCCTGGGATCGCGAATGCAGTCCGTCCGTTCGATTCTCGGCCATCCACACTGAAGAATGCGTTTGATCGAACTGCCCAGTCGTACATCAGTGCTTCCGCACCAAAGCCGAGTGTTGAGAAGTTGTGATCGACGAATCCATTACTGTACTCTCGGTAGTTGTAGTAGGCGTTTCCACCGAGGACTGCAGCGCCGACATCCTGACGGTAGCCAAGGCCGACATTTCCACTCCAGTTTCCAGAGTCGTAGTTGACGTTTCCGCCAGCATCGATGAACAGAAGACTTGAGCTGTCTTCAAAGACGGAAATAAATGCCCCCGTCCGTTGGTAGCCGCGCCGCACGCCCGGTTGGTTTCCGACTGAGCTTTGAGATTCAAATCGGACTGGAGAATCTTGCAGGAAGTTCCAATCAATATGTTCTGCCTGTAGAGATGATCCAAACATTGCAGCGGATGCGAAGGCTGCTGCGGCAAATGCTTTCAGTGACTTCATACTTGGACGAAACGTCATGTTTCTTTCCCTTAGGAGTCTCGAATCTCTGGCTCAACGGCTAAGCCCTTTAGAGTATCTTTCGAACTGGTTTGCAGGATCTGCCTCGTGGCGAACAGCGTTTTTGTTAGAGAAATGCGTTCTACACGGGCACACGGTAGAGCAAACTGCTCTAGTCCTTTGGTTTCGGACGGAGAGAGATTTGAGTTCAAGTGAAAGAATGCCGGTATGATCGATTCAAGCGGAATTTACGCTACTTCCGGAAAAGTCGCCGCAGCTTAACATTCAATCCAGCAAATTGTGCCAGTTGATTAGAAGAATCTGACCAGCGATTCGGCATGATTCGAAAAACGACTCACGAGAACGGAATGAGTTTAAGAAACGCTCGCTTTGCCGGAGACTTCGGTGTCCGGGGAAAATCATGTTTTCGATGAAACGTGATTTTCAAACTTCACAACTCTCTTTATTACAACGGCCTGTGAGTCGTAATCTATTTCGAGCAAAGATGAAATATCCGAAGCTAAGCAGGTGCGAAATTCCGGGAATTCTGCTGAGACCGACAAGCCATGAGAAGCCGACTGCAGAATAGAGTTGGCGAAAAACTTCGACACCTTTGACTGTCGATCCATCGGGCAAGCGTCCGTAGATCTCAGCCATGAGATCCTCAAAGGGAATGCCAATTTCTTCAGCCGAGAAGTTCTCGGCTGCAATGTTTGTGAACTGGATACGCTGCTGTTTGTCCCAGCGCTTCAGCAGATTGATCTCCCGTTTACAGAGTGGGCAATCTCCGTCGTAGAAAACTTCGAATTCGGTTGAGTTGGACATGGTGTTTCCTCCGGAGTACTTCACGCATTCTAACATTCCTGCTGGAACTGTTGTCACTCACAGGAGTTGCCTGTTCTGCATCGTGGAGGTGAGCGAGTTTCCAGAGAAAAGCTCTCTCCACGGTACAAGGAACACGAAACTGCTCTCATTTTCTGAAGTGTCCGGCTGGGTCTGGAACGATTGCATTGATGGACAATGCAGATGGATTACCCAAGCTTTCCGGTGAAAGCTTCCTCGTTGAAGCCGACGAACAACGTTTTTCCTTTGCGTATGACAGGTGACCGCAAATTCCCGGTCGGGCCAACAAGATGTTTTTCTAAAAGTTCCTGATCAGCCTCTTTTGTTTTGAATTCGACAACCGATTTACCTCGGGCTGCGATAATTTTGCTCACTTCTTTGGCAAGGTCCATCGCTGCATCGGGGCCAAGTCTTTCTTTGTTTGCACTGACAGTTTCTTTGGCTTCAATGGAGTTCGCTTCGAGGAAAGCGTCCATCTTTTTGCAAGTGTTGCAGCCAGATCTGCGGTAGTACCAGTCAACTTTTTTCGTTGCCATTTCTCGTTCTTTCTGATTCTGCAGTATGTTTTAATGAGATAGCCCCCGGTCAATGGCGACCGGGGGCTAATGCATTTCAGCCTTTTGTCGTGGCCCTGTTGTCGTGGTCGTGCTAGTCACTTTCATGACCTCACATTACGGCTTCATAGACGGCTTCATAGACTGTTCGCCACGAAGCAGGCCATACAGACGACTCGTTGATTTGCGCTAGTATTCGTTCTCTGCTTCTTCAGCCCCACCTGCGAAGCCTTTGAAATCGCTCTTGAGGACTTGTCGAATTGTCCGAGAATCACGTTCTTCGGTCAGTTTCGCAAGTGCATCTTCGACGGTCATAAATCCGAGATCACCATCGATGCGGTCACGGAGGGCAACGCCTCCCTTCTCCTTGTCCTTAGGACCGATGATCAGCATGTATGGGATCAGGTCGAGTTGTGCGTCCCGGATCTTCTTTTTCACGTTCGCAGATTGTCGGTCAATGGTGGTTCTGAACCCTGCGTTGCGGAACTTTTGTTGCACCTCTTCACAGTAAGGCAACATCTCGTCATTGAGGTTGAGGATGCGGATTTGCTCCGGAGCTAACCACAACGGAAACGCCGCTGCGAAGTGCTCGATGAGCATTCCGACGAAGCGTTCCATCGAACCGAAAGGTGCTCGGTGAATCATCACCGGACGGTGCGTTTGATTGTCCGCCCCGACGTATTCAAGTTCGAAGCGTTCAGGCAGGTTGTAGTCGAGTTGAACCGTCCCGAGTTGCCACTCTCGTCCGATGGCATCGCTCACCATGAAGTCTGCTTTCGGGCCATAGAACGCCGCTTCACCTTCGCATTCGCTGAATTCAAGTCCCGACTCTTGAAGCACTTTGCGAAGTGTTGCTTCTGCAACGTTCCAGAGTTCTTCTGAACCGACGTACTTGTCTGAACCGGGATCACGAATCGATAATTGGACTCGATAGTTTTCGAGCCCCACACTCGCGAGAACAAATTTGACAAGATCAAGCGTATCTTTGAATTCCTGCTCGACTTGCTCTGGTGTGCAGAAGAGGTGAGCATCATCCTGTGTCAGTCCGCGGACTCGCAACATTCCGTTCAGTTCACCCGATTGCTCGTGCCGATAAACGGTTCCGAACTCTGCCAGACGGACAGGCAAGTCACGGTA from Thalassoglobus polymorphus includes the following:
- a CDS encoding thiol-disulfide oxidoreductase DCC family protein, translated to MSNSTEFEVFYDGDCPLCKREINLLKRWDKQQRIQFTNIAAENFSAEEIGIPFEDLMAEIYGRLPDGSTVKGVEVFRQLYSAVGFSWLVGLSRIPGISHLLSFGYFIFARNRLRLTGRCNKESCEV
- a CDS encoding ArsC family (seleno)protein, giving the protein MATKKVDWYYRRSGCNTCKKMDAFLEANSIEAKETVSANKERLGPDAAMDLAKEVSKIIAARGKSVVEFKTKEADQELLEKHLVGPTGNLRSPVIRKGKTLFVGFNEEAFTGKLG